The following nucleotide sequence is from Oligoflexus sp..
TATGTCGCTTCATCCGAAAACTTGAAAAATACCAAACGTGAATCTGGTGAAGATACCTCGGTCGGATAGGTGGTCACTGTAACCGGATTCCCTGCTTCGTCTTGATAGCTGACTTCTTTAACGACCTTGCCCTCGCCAACGTACTTATAGAGGGTCAAAGGTTTCAGTTCGGTTTCGCCAGCCAGAAACAGACCAGTCGAGTTCGGGCCGGTCACAAAAAGCTGCGATGCATCAGAAATATCCATGCTGCCGATCCGCACAGCTGGTCCAGCAGTGGAACCGGAACTGTTTGAATCCTTACCGCAACCAGTTATCAAGGCTGTTGAAAGCGATATGATGATGATCTTGATGAATCTGGTCATACTTTGCTCCTGCCCAATCTTGCTTTGGTGGATCATGCTCAAAAGACATGTCATGTTCTTTTCGTCCTTCCATCACCAGTTTCCCAAAAAACTGGCTGGCGCGTACCAATTTGCGCCTCAATCAAGCCCCCATTCGGCATTCTTGTGGAGAATCTAAATTATCAGACCTCATGAGGTCATGCAAAACAAGTGACGCACCTTAAATTCCCTACTACTTTCAGGTAATTGGGGGAACTGCTATGAGTCTTGAAAAACTGGTAGCAAGAAATATTGTCCGAATCAGGACTGAAAAGGGCATCAGCAAACAGGAATTTGCCAAGAATCTCAAAGTGGATACTGCAAGGCTCCGAAAGATCGAAAAGGGGTCAAACCTTACGCTTGGAATGATTGAGCGGTTGGCGAAGCAGCTTCATGTTCCGCCTGCAACTCTGCTGGCAAAACCAGGAACAACTGAGGATGACCTTCCAAAGACGAATACATTGGCCACGGCCGCACTAGAATTGACCAAGCAAGCATCAGAATTGTTGGAAACACTGATCAGGACACGAGAGTAAGAGCGCTGCTATACTTTCGCTTTGATTCTGTCTTTCAGGCCACAGGCCGCTAAAAAGCGGCATCCACTGCATGATTCAGGAATGAACTGCTTCCGATGGCTCTGCTGGCACCATGATCTTCCACTTCGTCTCAGCTTGCCGCCAGCGAGAATGATTGCCCGTTTTGTTGGAAGATAGCGGGTAGATTTTGTGTGAAAAATAGTGATACTTCCTGATGCCTTCAAAAGGCCACAGGCGGCCATCTCAAGCCCGACCTTCGTGAGACTCATGTCCGATCCAGCTAACGACGCCGCAGCGTGAACATGAAGGACCGTGAGATCGCGGTAGCCCTCCTTGAGCAAGCCCATGACCAGAGCCTTCATATTTACCGCTGGAGGATGCTGAGCCGCCCGCGCTGGATAATATCTTTCCAGATCAAGAGTCACGCCACATAGAGAAGCCAGTGCCCTCAGCCCGATTGTTATCTCTGCGAAGCGTCCATGGAAGCGCTTATCAGAACTGGCTTCAGCAGCCGCGATCCTTAAGGTTTGAAACACGTCTTCGGTCATCGCAAGAGTATGGAGGTCGTCACGCAGGGCCTGGATCTCAGTTTCGTCGATTGTGGCTGGTTGGAAACTCATGGCTGGCAAAAGGTTGATGCGTAAGAGCCTGCTGTTGATGACATCATCACCTGCCTGGATGCTGGTTAGAATCCGAATCCCAAATAAATCGAAGGGAAAAGTTTTGCCACGGATCGTCAGAACCTGGAGTGCGCTGGCGGCCTTGTACGCTACGAGCAGACCCTGTCTGAGTGGCGAAGGTTTGGAATCTGATATAAGTTCATGGTCGTCCAGGACCACAGTTCCCCTGTTGTCTGCGATGCTTCTGAAAATTGCAGAACTGGAAGCCTTTCCGAATGAAGCAACCAGTTCGCCGGAAGACCCATTGAAACTCAGTTTAAGGATGGCCACAGCGCCAGCTGATTTTCCACTCCCTGCGTTTCCCGTCAGGTGAAGGTATGGAAGTGCATGGAATTGGCGTGTGAAAAACGACAGAATTGCGAAGGCGGCCATCAGGTCTATGGCGCTTTCATCAGCGTAGACCAAACGGCCCAGAATGGATTTCGCGTGCTGAAAGAGAACAGGAAACGTTTTGGCGACACTTTCGCGCTTAACAAACCGGCGAATCGATTCATCGGACCAGCTTCTGAACGTTGGGATAGCCAACCTGCGTATTGTGGAACCATCGCTCATGTGAAAATCGTCCTTTGTCCTGCTCACCACATGCACGAGTTGTCGATCGGATCTGAGCAAAAACGTGGTGGTTCCTTTTTCGGTATTTCTCTGAAATACATAGTACGCATGGCCTTGATGAATTGTCCCACAGCCCACGTCCTGCAGTATGGAACTCTCACGGCTGTCCAGCAGGTCCATCGATTCCATTGAATCCTTCATGTCTCACTCCCGTTGATTCTCCGAATAGCCGCGTCGAGTCTGTCTGATTCGTCGGCGAGATTATAGTGGCGCTGAAGCGTCTTTACACTTATGGCCAGAAGATTGGCTGCTGTCTCAGACCCAAAATTTTTCGCGCAGAACGTGGCGACTACATGCCGGGTTTGGTGAATCCCAAGCCGTTGCTTCAGTACGCTATACG
It contains:
- a CDS encoding helix-turn-helix transcriptional regulator, which translates into the protein MSLEKLVARNIVRIRTEKGISKQEFAKNLKVDTARLRKIEKGSNLTLGMIERLAKQLHVPPATLLAKPGTTEDDLPKTNTLATAALELTKQASELLETLIRTRE